Within the Desulfurella amilsii genome, the region CCATCAATTGCCGAGTAAAAATTGATTTTGCCTTCGGTAGGAGACTTATCATAAAAAATATTTTCTCCTGCAATGTATGGGGCAATTTGAATAGCAAAATCATCTTCATGGATATCATTTTCATCTGGTATTAGCTTATAAATATAGCTTTTACCTATTGATTTTAAGATATCAACATCGCTTTGTCCAACTATATGGCCTTTTTTAAAGCGAGCACCCTTAAAACCCTCTTCTTTGTTAATATATGTAATGTCATGAGCTAAAGCTAATCCAACGCTTTTTTCAACAGGAACTTTTATTTTTTTCACAAGGTAAATTCTAATTAAAGCTGTTTTTTTGTCAAGCGTTTTTTTGTAAATTATATAACGGTTGCTTAAAGTTGACATTATAAAAAAATTGATATAGTATTAACTTTTATATGGAAATGCTTTATGCAAAGTGGTTATTCAATGGTAAAGAAATATTAAAAGGGTTGGGCTGTGTAAGCCACAACAATATGGTAGTTGACTTGTTACCAATTAAGCTTGCAAAAAAAACTTACCCTGAAGCAGTAGTAAAAGATTATGGAGAGGGTGTTTTATTTAGCGGTTTTGTTAATGCCCATACGCACCTTGATTTATCCAATGTAAGTATTGAGCCATACTTAGGCTTTGTAAAATGGCTAAAAACGATGATAGAAACTAAAGTTCAAGCCAACGAAACTCAAACGGATGAAGCCATAAAAAAAGCACTTGACAGCTTAATTAAAAGCGGCGTTTGCGCAGTTGCAGATATTAGCAATACGCTTAAAAGCTGTAATTATCTTAAAAAAATACCAAAAGCTATTGTTTTTTTTGAAAACTATTCTTTAAGAAAAAAACAAGCGCAAGAAAAAATAGCCTATATTGAAAATAACATTGAAAACATAAGACAAACATACAAAATGAAAATTGATGTTACAGCACATTCTGTGTATTCAACACATAGAGATTTATTGGGGTATACAATGCTAAAGAACAACCCAAAGTTTGGCAGTGATTTATTTAGCTTTCATTTTTTAGAAAGTGAATTTGAAAATCCGTTTGTTAACTCTAGAGGCGATTTATTTGAAATGCTACAAGAAAAAGGTTTAATAGACAATCAGCTTCATTTTTCAAGCGCAATCGAGTACATAAAAAGCTTGGGAGATATAAAAAAAGGCTTATTTGTTCACTGTGTTCATATTAAGCCAGATGAAATTGAATATTTAAAAAGCATAGATGCTAGTATTGTAATAGCTCCGCGCAGTAACTATTACATAAGTAAATCCTTGCCAAATTTAGAACTGTTGAAAAATAGCGGCATAAATGTTGCAATTGGCACAGATTCGCTTGCAAGCAATTGGGATCTAAATATTATTAATGAATTAAAATTTTTATACAAACACTACAGTCATATTGATCCTGCTTATTTTTTTGGGATAGCAACCACAGGGGGTTATACAGCACTCAACCTCCACATTGGTTTTAAAAAAGGTTTTTATGCTTATCCGTTCTTTATGGAAACAACTACAAACAATGCCCTTGAAGAAATTTTGCAATAAATTTAAAAATTTGTATTATGTTTAAGACACTTTGAAAAATGAGGTTAATGTATGTCAAAAGACAACTCTATAAAAAAGGTTCTTATTATAGGCTCTGGTCCGATAGTAATTGGTCAGGCATGTGAATTTGATTATTCTGGCACTCAAAGTTGTAGGGCTTTATCAAAAGAAGGGATTGAGGTTATTTTAGTTAATTCTAACCCGGCCACAATTATGACAGATCCACAACTTGCAAATAAAACCTATATCGAACCAATAAGCGTAGAGTTTATTGAAAAAATAATTGCAAAAGAAAGGCCAACGCATTTATTGCCAACATTGGGCGGTCAAACGGCTTTAAATACTGCCATGGGTCTTTATGAAGCTGGTGTGCTTGATAAATACAATGTCAAGCTCATAGGTGCAAATATAGAATCTATCAAAAAAGCTGAAGATAGAGAACTATTTAAAGAATCTATGCGCAAAATAGGCCTTAAAACGCCAAAATCCACAGTTGTTAGAAGCCTTGAAGAGGCAAATATTGCTGTAAGCGAGATTGGTTTTCCTGCAATTATTAGACCTTCTTTTACACTAGGAGGTACTGGTGCTGGTATTGCCTACAATAAAGAAGAGTTTGAATCTGTGGTAAAATGGGGTTTAGGTCAGAGTCCAATTAGAGAAATATTAGTCGAACAATCTGTAATTGGCTGGAAAGAATTCGAGTTGGAAGTAATGCGAGATAAAGCGGATAATGTTGTGATTATTTGCTCAATAGAAAATTTTGATCCAATGGGCGTTCATACTGGTGATTCAATTACAGTTGCACCAGCGCAAACCCTTACAGACAAAGAATACCAATTGTTAAGGGATGCAGGTATTGCAATAATTAGAGAAATTGGTGTAGAAACAGGTGGATCCAATATACAATTCTGTGTTAACCCACAAAACGGAGAATTTTATGTAATAGAAATGAACCCAAGAGTATCTCGCTCAAGCGCTTTGGCAAGTAAAGCTACGGGTTTCCCCATAGCTAAAATTGCAACGCTTTTAAGTATTGGTTATACTTTAGACGAAATATCCAACGACATAACAAAAAAAACCCCTGCAAGTTTTGAACCAACGCTTGACTATGTTGTTACCAAAATACCACGCTTTACATTTGAAAAATTTAATACAAAAGATGAAATTGGTATGCAAATGAAAAGCGTGGGCGAGGTTATGGCAATTGGGCGTACATTTAAAGAATCTTTACAAAAAGCCATCCGCTCCTTAGAAATGGATCATTATGGCCTTGAAGATGTAGAAGAAAATGATATATCAAAAATTATTGATAAAATTGTGCACCCAAACAGCAAGAGACTCTTTTATATTGCAAAGGCTATGAGAATGGGAATGTCTGTAGATGAAATATATAAATATTCATTTATTGACAAATGGTTTTTAGCTAATATAAAGCAAATACTGGACATGGAAAACCAAATAAAATTAATTGGTGTTAATATAGAAAATATCAGAAAAATAAAACAATATGGTTTTTCTGATAAATATCTTGCTAAACTTACAGGTAAAAAAGAAGAGGACATAAGGTCTTTTGCAAGAAACCTTAATGTTAAAAATGTTTACAAAATGGTTGATACGTGCGCTGCTGAGTTTGAATCCTACACTTCATATTTATATTCAACCTACGAACATGAAAATGAGTCAAAGAAATCTAACTCCAAAAAAGTCGTAATCTTAGGCAGTGGCCCAAATAGAATTGGTCAAGGTATAGAGTTTGATTACACATGCGTGCATGCAAGCCTCACATTAAAAGAAGAAGGTTATGAATCTATAATGATAAATTGCAACCCAGAAACTGTGTCTACCGATTATGATATTTCTGACAAACTTTATTTTGAACCTTTAACATTTGAAGATGTTATGAACGTTATAGAAAATGAAGATCCAGAAGGCGTTATTTTACAATTTGGAGGGCAAACACCACTAAAGCTTGCAAAAGATTTGCAAAAAAATAATGTTAAAATATTAGGTACAGACTCATCAAGTATAGATTTAGCTGAGGATAGAGAGTTATTTAAACAACTAATTGACCAGTTAGGCTTAAGACAGCCAAATAGTGCAACAGCTACAACAATCGAACAAGCAATAAACATAGCAAACAATATTGGCTATCCTGTGCTTGTTAGACCTTCTTATGTGTTGGGCGGAAGAGCTATGACGATAGTCTACGATCAATCGCATATGGAAAAATATTCGAAAGAAGCCATAAAGGTCTCTGGAGAGCATCCTATATTAATAGATAAGTTTTTGGAAGATGCAATAGAAATTGATGTTGATGCACTATCAGACGGTACTGATACGGTTATTTGTGGTATAATGGAACACATAGAGGCAGCTGGCGTGCACTCTGGAGATTCTGCTTGTTCTCTGCCGCCAAGAACATTGAGTAAGCAAATGATTGATGAGCTAACAAACCAAACAATAATTATATCAAAAGAATTGAATATTAAAGGTTTTATAAATATTCAATTTGCAATCAAAGATAAAAGCATCTATATTCTTGAGGTTAACCCCAGAGCATCCAGGACAATACCGTTTGTTAGCAAAGCCACAGGAATTGCTTGGCCAAAAATTGCCACAAAAGTATTGCTTGGACGAAAGCTTAAAGAGCTTAATGTTAGAGAAGTAGTTCCACAATATTATGCTGTTAAGGAAGTTGTTTTGCCATTTGCTAAGTTTCCAGATGTAGATGTTGTGTTAGGTCCAGAGATGAAATCAACGGGTGAGGTTATGGGTATAGATAAGGATTTCTCACTTGCATACTATAAAGCTTTTTATGCAAGTGGTTCGGTTTTACCCGTAAAAGGTAATGTATTTTTGTCTCTTGCTGATAAAGATAAATCCTATGTGGGTGAGATTGCCCAAAAATTGATCAATTTAGGTTTCAAAGTTTTTGCTACTCAAAGGACTTACAACATGATCAAAAATTTGCACAATGTTTTTTATGTAAAAAAAGTTAGTGAGGGCAGGCCAAATATACTTGATTTGATAATAAACGATGAAATAAACTTTGTCATCAACACGCCATCTGGTAAAGTATCTTTTAGCGACTCATTTCATATAAGGAGGTTATCGCTTTTGAAAAATATACCATACTGCACAACTGTTTGGGGAACTTTGGCAAGCATAGAAGCCATAACGGCAAAAATTAATTCACAAACTATAGATGTAAAAGCAATACAAGATTACTATAAGGAGCCTAATAATGGGTGATAAAGCTTTTTTTACGCCAAAAGGATACAATAAGCTCATTGACGAATTAGAAAGATTGCAAAAAATCGAAAGACCGAAAATTATAAAAGAAATAGAAGAAGCTCGTGCAAAGGGTGACTTGAGTGAAAATGCTGAGTATCATGCTGCAAAGGAAAAACAAGTATTCATAGAAAAGCGCATTTCTGAAATCTCAAATAAAATTAATAAAGCTTGTATAATAGACCCAAATAGTGTTTCAAAAGATAAAATAAGCTTTGGATGTAAGGTAAAATTGCTCAATACAGACACAGATGAAGAAGTTGAATACATGATTGTAGGCGAAGACGAAGCAAACCCAAATGATGGCAAAATATCCGTAAATAGCCCTATTGCGCTTGCACTTTTGAGCAAAGAGGTTGGTGATGTGGTAAGCGTTAAGGTGCCAGCAGGTATTAAAAACTTTGAGATAGAGGATATCTCTTAATCATGAAAACAATCGTTTTAAACAATGATCAAGTTGCAAAAGATACTTACTATCTACAACTGCAAGTACCCGAAGGATTTAAGTATGAACCGGGCCAATTTTTAATGCTAAAAATAAACAAGCTTAACGAACCATTGCTTAGAAGACCGTTCAGTATAGCAAAAGTAGATGAAACAATAGATATTTACTATAAAGTTATAGGTCTTGGAACAAACATTTTAAAATCGTATAAAAAGGGTGATTTAATTGATTTTACTGGTCCTTTTGGTAATGGGTTTGATTTAAGAAACAAGCGTATTGTGTTGTGTGGAGGCGGTATTGGTGTTGCGCCGCTTATTGGTTTAAAGTATTTTTTAGATTCAAAAAATATTACATCACATTGCTTTTTTGGTTTTAACTCAAAAGAAGACTGTTTTGTTGATTTTGGAGAAATTGCAACGCTGGATGGCTCTTTAGGGAAAAAGGGCAGTGTGGTTGATTTGTTGGAAGATTTAGACAATTCATTCCATGTTTATGCTTGCGGTCCAAAAGGCATGTTGAAGGCATTGTGTGAGCTTGCAGATAGAAAAGGTTTTAGTATGGATATATCGCTTGAGTCTAACATGGCTTGTGGCTTTGGTGTGTGCTTGGGATGCAGTATTAACACTATTAATGGTTACAAACAGGTTTGCAAAGATGGCCCAGCGTTTAACTATACGGAGATTATATGGTAAATTTAGAGGTAAAACTATCAAATTTAAGATTCAAAAACCCCGTATTAGTTGCCTCAGGTACATTTGGTTGGGGTATTGAGTACAATCGTTTTTTTGACATAGGCTTGCTTGGTGGCGTAATTGTTAAAGGCTTAAGTCTAAACCCAAGGCAGGGCAACCCGCCACCGCGTATTGTTGAGACACCATGTGGTATGCTAAATTCTATTGGTTTGCAAAACATAGGCTTAGAAAAATTTGTAAGTGAAGTTTTACCTCAATTTGACAGTATAAGAACAAATTTAATAGTGAATATTTATGGAAGCGAGATTGGAGAATTTGTGGAGCTTGCAGGTAGACTAAATAATTATAAGCAAATCGCCGCTTTGGAAATTAATGTATCATGCCCAAATGTAAAAGCAGGTGGTGCAGCATTTGGTAAAGATCCAGAGGTTGTTTTTGTATTAATTTCTAGTATAAAAAAAGTCTGCGATAAAACTATTATTGTTAAATTAACACCAAATGTTACAGATATTGCACTAATTGCTCAAGCAGCTCAATCTGCAAAAGCTGATGCTGTAAGCTTAATTAACACTCTAACAGGAATGATTATTGACACAAAAACAAAGAAGCCGTTTTTAGGCAATAAATTTGGTGGACTAAGCGGTCCTGCTATTTACCCTGTAGGTTTGAAGATGGTGTATGAAACCTATGAAAAGGTTAATATACCGATAATAGGTGTTGGAGGTATATACAACGCAGACGTTGCAGTTCAATATATACTGGCTGGCGCATCTATGATACAAATTGGCACAGCAAATTTTGTAGAGCCAGATATAAGTTTAAAAATAATTGAAGGAATAAGGAGGTACTTAGAAGATGAAGAAATTGATGATGTTAATAAGCTTGTTGGTCTTGCTCACAACTAGCGCATTTGGATATACGCTTAAAGATTTAGGCATATCGGTTAATAACTATCAATTTTTACATTTTAAACAAATTGCCATTAATGCAATGACAAAACAAAAAATTGAAAGAAGCGGTACATTAACGATAAAAAAAGGTCAATACATGGTTTTTGCGTATAATAATGAAACGATAAAGCTTAAAGACTCAAAAGCTTACGATACGATTGGCAATAGCACAAAAATATACCCGCTTGAAGGTTTTAATCAAGTGCTCTATAACCTGTTTTTGGGAAAAACCAACATAAATTCAATTTTCAATATAAAGAAGGTAAACGATTATTTTCTTTTGACTCCTAAAGGAAAAACCAATATAGCTCAAGTAGAGCTATACCCTAACAATCAAAAACTAAAAGAGATTAAAATTACAGACATATACGGCAATATTATTATATTTGATTTTTGATGTTGCTTTTGGCATTTGAACATCTTGGCGAAGCTAAATTATTTATAGAGCACTTTGATGCGCAAAAAAGACACAGTGTTTTTTGCGCAGATGGCATTGTAATATATGTTAATTATGGTAAAGGTGGTTTGAGTTTAGCATTAAATATAGCAAAATTGAATGAACAACTCAAACCACAACTATGTGTGCTTTTTGGTCTTGCAGGAAACCTAGCAAGCCTAAAAATAGGTGAAGTTGTAGTAGTTAATAAAGTAAAGCTTTTAGATTCTAGCTTAGACCCCATCTTAAATCCTGTTGAAATAAATTCTATAGATGGATTCAAAAATGTTGATTGTTTAAGTGTTTTAGGTAATTATGCATTCGATAAAAACTTAAGCTATCTTGCTGATTGCATTGATATGGAGGCATATTTTTTTGCAAAAGCTTTAAATGAGTTGGGTATAAATGGCTTTATAATAAAATTAATAAGCGATAATAATAACCAATTTTCAAAAGAATTTAAGTTCGACTACTCAAAAGTTGTTAAAATACTTGAGCTTTTAAAACAGATTGCAAATAACAATTTAACAGAGATATTCCTAAATACTGCCATAGCTAATGTAAATGTACTTTTTAACTTGAAAAAGCTATTTGAAAAAAAACGCTACACATTTACAATGCGTCAGAATGTTTATAAAAAAATTAAAATAAATACGGCAAAAAACATCAAAAAACCCTTTAAACTCAAATACATATTGTGCGAAAAACCGCTAAAAGGCGATTGTGATAAAAAAATAAATGACTATGTAAGTTACTTTCACAATCTAAAAGACAAATGTGCACTAATTTATGCTACAAAGAAAGGTGAATTTTTGAGAAAAACACCTGATAATTATACGCCTGCAAATACATACGGGTACTCTATTATTCAGTCTTATAACTGCATGTATGATTGTTCGTATTGTTTTTTAAAAGGCTATTTTAAAACATTTAACCCCGTTATATTTAAAAATATCAAAGATTATTTTTGCGCTATTAAAAAAACTCTTAAAAATGACAAACTAAGACCATTATACTTTTACTTAGGAACATTTTCAGACCCTGTAGCCCTTAGTATTTTTGATGCAAGTTATATAAAATTTGCAAGGTTTTTTGAAGAACTTGATGCAATTCTAGAAATTAGAACAAAATCAGTTATGATAGATAAATTATTAAAAGAAAAACCTTTTAAAAATACAATAATTGCTTTTTCTCTAACCCCTCAAAATGTTATAGATAAATTTGAACCATATACGCCAAGTCTTGTAAGACGGCTGAATGCTATAAAATTATTGGATCAAGCTGGATTTAATATAGGGATTCGCTTTGATCCTTTTTTTGTTGACAATGCAGATGATTATAAAGATTTTATTAATGCGTTAAATGAAATAAAACACCTACATTCTATTGAGATTGGACTGTTAAGATTTTCAAAAAATGAATATAAAGTCTTTTTAACCAAAAATCCCGGTATATTATCTAATTTAGTTCTTAAAGATGATATGTACATCCAATCAAGCCAAAAAAACATAAAAACGCTTGTTAACAACTTACTTTGCAATTTCAAAGATAAAATATACTACAACATGATTGTTTAAGTCTTTAAAAAATACTATTAAGCTTTATATGCTTGACATCTTTAATTAATTATTATATAAGTTAAAAAATTACATTGGAGGTTAATAATGAAAGAAGAGGATCTTAACGCACAATTGGCTGAATTAGTTAGACTTAATCCTCAAATTGAGGGTTCAGCTTTAGTTAGCTCAGATGGTTTAATGATAAGCTCCCAATTGCCTGCTAATTTCGATGAAGACAGGGTTGCTGCTATGTCTGCTGCATTGCTAACGTTAGGTGAAAGAGCTGTGGATGAATTAGAAAAAGGCGTGCCAGAGCAGGTTACCGTAAAAGGAGACAAAGGCTATATTATATTGACATCAGCTGGCAGTGAAGCAGTTTTGATTGTTCTTGCTAGATCAGATGTTAAGTTAGGATTGCTTTACTTAGATATTAAAAATACCTCAAAAAAACTCAAAGAATTAATGTATTAAGAGGTGTGTAATGAGCGATGAAGATAAAAAAGAGCGTTTAGAGAAGCTAAGTGGTGCTCATGTTTTTTGGGCATCGCTTGTTGGATCTTCTTACGATTTAGGGATAATGAACCAAGCTATTATAGTGCCTGCTATGAAAGCTACGGCGCAAAGGCTTGTATTACACCAAATGTACAAAAAATTACTCCCAAAATTTAGCATGCAAGAGAGTTTAGACATTAATATAAACAAAGCAATGGATGCCTTAAACGAGTATCTTTTGTTTGCCAATCATTATAACGTATCTGTCTCGCAAGAAGATTCCAGAATGATTGCAACGGTTACTATCAGAAAAGATTCCTGTATGTTTTGTCCAGTTGGCGTAGGCGGTGGGCCAGTTGATACAAGCGTATGTCCATATCCTCCACTTTTTTCTACATATCTAGATGTTTTGGCAAAAAATACACTTTCATTTTTAACACCAAAAATGAAAAAAGAAGAAAAAGGCTACATGAAAAAAGAGCCTGAAAGATGCATTATGAGTTTTATTTTTGAAGAAGATGAAATTTTTAAAATTACTTATGAAATTTTAAAATCGTCAGCTGAAAGGGTGCAAATTACAATAGAAAATGCTCTAAAAGATGGCAAAATAACAGAAGAAGACCTTTGGGACAGAAACTATGTACCTATAGAAAATACAAATCCACAAAAATACAAAACTAAATTTACTAATTTTATAAAAACATACATACAGCCTATTGAAGATGAAGTGCTAAGTATGAATAAAAAATTTGTCTTTGTGGTTTTGGTTGATGAAAACGGCTACTTACCAGCACATAACTCTATCTATGACAAGCCCCTTACAGGCGATTATAAAAAAGATCTTGCAGGGAACCGTTCAATGCGTATCTTTAACGACCCAACAGGGTTTGCAGCTGCAAAAAACACAGACCCTATTTTGTTTCAGATCTATCCTCGAGATTTAGGAAAAATCATGTACGATATTTCTATGCCAATAATAATAAATCAAAAACATTGGGGCGCTTTGAGAGTTGGTTTTAAAGATTAATCTTCTTCAATTAACTGCTCTAAAGCAAGCAATATAGCTTGCTTTACTTCCTCTTTATTTTTATTTGAAATTTTAATGAGAGGTATTTCTTGCGGTTTATTTGAAAGCAATGACTTTATGGTTTCATCTTCTATGCTATTTGGTAGGTCTTTTTTGGTAAGAGCAAATACAGCTGGCAGTCTTTTAATTTTCATAAATTCGCGGTAGTATTTATACATGTTTGAAACAGATTCTTCGCTGGTTATGTCACCTAGTACTATAATTGCCAGAGCATTTTTTTCCAAAATATCGTAAATAAACTTAAAGCGTTGTTGACCGGGTGTTGCATAAATGTGTATTATAATATCCTTATCTATAGTTATTATTCCAAAATCTATAGCTACAGTGGTAAAATTTTTTATTTCTTTTAATCCACTTTCTGTAACGGGCTTATCTGTAGTAATAGGATCGATTTCGCTAACACATTTTATGAATTCTGTTTTACCTGAATTAAAACTTCCTGTTACAATAATTTTGTAAATTGCCATTTCTACAAACCTCTAATTTTATCTAATATCTTATGTAAAACACCTTTTTTAATTTTTACGTCAAATTTTACATTTGCATCTTGATCCGAAGATAAATCGATTATACGCAGGATATACATAATTACAATGTTTTGCAAAACTTTTATGTCATAGTTGTAGCGTCTCATTATTTTGTCAAGGCTTATATCAGAATTATTTGTTAACCACTCTATATCTAAATTGCTACCAGGTAATAAGGAACTTTTTACAGCATATAACGGTGCTTTTACATTTATAATACCTCTATCTTTAGGTAAAAGTGCCATTAAGTGATCTTTATTCGTAATATTTTTTATACCTTCCCAAACAAAGTATTTTAAACTAATGCGAGGGGTATTTTCATTCGATATACTTGATAAATCTGATATTTCTATTATATCTTGAGAAACATAAAGGCTTGAATAATTGAATATATCGTAAAAATTATTAAAATCAGAGTGTAAGAAATTTATCTCGCTGCCTACTATAAGAATCTTTAGCAGTTTATTATCAACTAAAAAACTAATTTTTTGATTGCTTCTAATGGAATTTAAAAATTCACCCAGTCTAACTTCTTTATAATTATCAAATGTTATTTTTTCTAATGTTTTTAGTTTGTTATCAATATTTAAGATAGCTGTAAATATTTCTTTATGGAAAGATGGATATGAAATAGCTATTATATCTTTACCGTTTGGTATAATGTCTAAGTCATCTTTTAAAATGACAATAGATGGCCTAACAAAACCTGGCCCTAAATTGCTAGTATTTATTTTTTCTAAGAAAGCTTCAGCAAGTTTTACTTTTGTTGTAACACCTTTGTGGTTTCCAATAATGATAAAATTATAGTTTATTATGTCATCCTTTATTTGGCGTGGGTCATCAACCCATTCCACAGACCATCCATCAGCACTAAGCATATACTGTAAGATTTTTGCAAGCAAATCATCATCTATTACTAAATAAGCTTTTTTGGTTTTTTCTAATTCTTTTTGCATCTTATGAATGATTTTATATAACATAACCACTGAAGTCAAGAAAATTGTTAAAAAATTGATAAAAAAAATATTTGTGTTATAATAACTAAAAAAGGAGGTAAGATGAAGAAACTAACACTGGCACATAGCCCAGATTCAGATGATGCTTTTATGTTTTATGCATTAAATATCAAGGCAATAGAGACACATGGCTACGAGTTTGATCAGGTTTTAAGTGATATCCAAACATTAAATGAAAAAGCACTTAATGGTGTATATGATATTACAGCTATTTCTTTGGCAGCATACCCATTAATTGAAGACAAATACGATATACTAAAAAGCGGTGCTAGCATGGGTTTTAAATACGGTCCCATCATAGTAGCAAAAAAACAAATGTCTTTA harbors:
- a CDS encoding amidohydrolase family protein, which gives rise to MEMLYAKWLFNGKEILKGLGCVSHNNMVVDLLPIKLAKKTYPEAVVKDYGEGVLFSGFVNAHTHLDLSNVSIEPYLGFVKWLKTMIETKVQANETQTDEAIKKALDSLIKSGVCAVADISNTLKSCNYLKKIPKAIVFFENYSLRKKQAQEKIAYIENNIENIRQTYKMKIDVTAHSVYSTHRDLLGYTMLKNNPKFGSDLFSFHFLESEFENPFVNSRGDLFEMLQEKGLIDNQLHFSSAIEYIKSLGDIKKGLFVHCVHIKPDEIEYLKSIDASIVIAPRSNYYISKSLPNLELLKNSGINVAIGTDSLASNWDLNIINELKFLYKHYSHIDPAYFFGIATTGGYTALNLHIGFKKGFYAYPFFMETTTNNALEEILQ
- the carB gene encoding carbamoyl-phosphate synthase large subunit yields the protein MSKDNSIKKVLIIGSGPIVIGQACEFDYSGTQSCRALSKEGIEVILVNSNPATIMTDPQLANKTYIEPISVEFIEKIIAKERPTHLLPTLGGQTALNTAMGLYEAGVLDKYNVKLIGANIESIKKAEDRELFKESMRKIGLKTPKSTVVRSLEEANIAVSEIGFPAIIRPSFTLGGTGAGIAYNKEEFESVVKWGLGQSPIREILVEQSVIGWKEFELEVMRDKADNVVIICSIENFDPMGVHTGDSITVAPAQTLTDKEYQLLRDAGIAIIREIGVETGGSNIQFCVNPQNGEFYVIEMNPRVSRSSALASKATGFPIAKIATLLSIGYTLDEISNDITKKTPASFEPTLDYVVTKIPRFTFEKFNTKDEIGMQMKSVGEVMAIGRTFKESLQKAIRSLEMDHYGLEDVEENDISKIIDKIVHPNSKRLFYIAKAMRMGMSVDEIYKYSFIDKWFLANIKQILDMENQIKLIGVNIENIRKIKQYGFSDKYLAKLTGKKEEDIRSFARNLNVKNVYKMVDTCAAEFESYTSYLYSTYEHENESKKSNSKKVVILGSGPNRIGQGIEFDYTCVHASLTLKEEGYESIMINCNPETVSTDYDISDKLYFEPLTFEDVMNVIENEDPEGVILQFGGQTPLKLAKDLQKNNVKILGTDSSSIDLAEDRELFKQLIDQLGLRQPNSATATTIEQAINIANNIGYPVLVRPSYVLGGRAMTIVYDQSHMEKYSKEAIKVSGEHPILIDKFLEDAIEIDVDALSDGTDTVICGIMEHIEAAGVHSGDSACSLPPRTLSKQMIDELTNQTIIISKELNIKGFINIQFAIKDKSIYILEVNPRASRTIPFVSKATGIAWPKIATKVLLGRKLKELNVREVVPQYYAVKEVVLPFAKFPDVDVVLGPEMKSTGEVMGIDKDFSLAYYKAFYASGSVLPVKGNVFLSLADKDKSYVGEIAQKLINLGFKVFATQRTYNMIKNLHNVFYVKKVSEGRPNILDLIINDEINFVINTPSGKVSFSDSFHIRRLSLLKNIPYCTTVWGTLASIEAITAKINSQTIDVKAIQDYYKEPNNG
- the greA gene encoding transcription elongation factor GreA, which encodes MGDKAFFTPKGYNKLIDELERLQKIERPKIIKEIEEARAKGDLSENAEYHAAKEKQVFIEKRISEISNKINKACIIDPNSVSKDKISFGCKVKLLNTDTDEEVEYMIVGEDEANPNDGKISVNSPIALALLSKEVGDVVSVKVPAGIKNFEIEDIS
- a CDS encoding dihydroorotate dehydrogenase electron transfer subunit, yielding MKTIVLNNDQVAKDTYYLQLQVPEGFKYEPGQFLMLKINKLNEPLLRRPFSIAKVDETIDIYYKVIGLGTNILKSYKKGDLIDFTGPFGNGFDLRNKRIVLCGGGIGVAPLIGLKYFLDSKNITSHCFFGFNSKEDCFVDFGEIATLDGSLGKKGSVVDLLEDLDNSFHVYACGPKGMLKALCELADRKGFSMDISLESNMACGFGVCLGCSINTINGYKQVCKDGPAFNYTEIIW
- a CDS encoding dihydroorotate dehydrogenase; this encodes MVNLEVKLSNLRFKNPVLVASGTFGWGIEYNRFFDIGLLGGVIVKGLSLNPRQGNPPPRIVETPCGMLNSIGLQNIGLEKFVSEVLPQFDSIRTNLIVNIYGSEIGEFVELAGRLNNYKQIAALEINVSCPNVKAGGAAFGKDPEVVFVLISSIKKVCDKTIIVKLTPNVTDIALIAQAAQSAKADAVSLINTLTGMIIDTKTKKPFLGNKFGGLSGPAIYPVGLKMVYETYEKVNIPIIGVGGIYNADVAVQYILAGASMIQIGTANFVEPDISLKIIEGIRRYLEDEEIDDVNKLVGLAHN
- a CDS encoding LolA family protein — translated: MKKLMMLISLLVLLTTSAFGYTLKDLGISVNNYQFLHFKQIAINAMTKQKIERSGTLTIKKGQYMVFAYNNETIKLKDSKAYDTIGNSTKIYPLEGFNQVLYNLFLGKTNINSIFNIKKVNDYFLLTPKGKTNIAQVELYPNNQKLKEIKITDIYGNIIIFDF
- a CDS encoding SPL family radical SAM protein codes for the protein MLLLAFEHLGEAKLFIEHFDAQKRHSVFCADGIVIYVNYGKGGLSLALNIAKLNEQLKPQLCVLFGLAGNLASLKIGEVVVVNKVKLLDSSLDPILNPVEINSIDGFKNVDCLSVLGNYAFDKNLSYLADCIDMEAYFFAKALNELGINGFIIKLISDNNNQFSKEFKFDYSKVVKILELLKQIANNNLTEIFLNTAIANVNVLFNLKKLFEKKRYTFTMRQNVYKKIKINTAKNIKKPFKLKYILCEKPLKGDCDKKINDYVSYFHNLKDKCALIYATKKGEFLRKTPDNYTPANTYGYSIIQSYNCMYDCSYCFLKGYFKTFNPVIFKNIKDYFCAIKKTLKNDKLRPLYFYLGTFSDPVALSIFDASYIKFARFFEELDAILEIRTKSVMIDKLLKEKPFKNTIIAFSLTPQNVIDKFEPYTPSLVRRLNAIKLLDQAGFNIGIRFDPFFVDNADDYKDFINALNEIKHLHSIEIGLLRFSKNEYKVFLTKNPGILSNLVLKDDMYIQSSQKNIKTLVNNLLCNFKDKIYYNMIV
- a CDS encoding roadblock/LC7 domain-containing protein, which gives rise to MKEEDLNAQLAELVRLNPQIEGSALVSSDGLMISSQLPANFDEDRVAAMSAALLTLGERAVDELEKGVPEQVTVKGDKGYIILTSAGSEAVLIVLARSDVKLGLLYLDIKNTSKKLKELMY
- a CDS encoding GTP-binding protein, which encodes MAIYKIIVTGSFNSGKTEFIKCVSEIDPITTDKPVTESGLKEIKNFTTVAIDFGIITIDKDIIIHIYATPGQQRFKFIYDILEKNALAIIVLGDITSEESVSNMYKYYREFMKIKRLPAVFALTKKDLPNSIEDETIKSLLSNKPQEIPLIKISNKNKEEVKQAILLALEQLIEED